A single region of the Anaerolineales bacterium genome encodes:
- a CDS encoding glycosyltransferase, with protein sequence MTTQGGQERSPLRMALFADVGHVNIQRWAEGLIGAGAEVHLISFRRGQVAGATLHILQKKLPGKGMYLSALPAARRLLREIQPEVVAAYYVTGYGLLAALTGVHPLVQVTSGSDVLIAPHNPLMRAVVRFTLSRADLITAWADHMAAAALKVFPQQKRSSVANRLMVLPRGIPAETFAAVHSPPPAADQALRIISTRSLRPAYKIDTIIRAVGLLRREGVDVYLTIAGEGALRGELEGLAAELKVTDRVRFAGFVPNDQLPGLLAQHTTYLAVIDTDGVSASLLEGMAVGLLPVVADHLANRMWLKAGENGVLLDDLSPGGVAAALRRAHGDLGLRTRAWSANAQIVRERADLSLNSARYVGAFRALAAKGRS encoded by the coding sequence ATGACCACACAAGGCGGGCAAGAGAGATCGCCTTTGCGAATGGCGCTTTTCGCTGATGTGGGGCATGTCAACATCCAGCGTTGGGCAGAGGGGTTGATCGGCGCGGGGGCGGAAGTTCACCTAATCAGTTTCCGGCGGGGGCAGGTGGCGGGGGCGACGCTGCATATATTGCAAAAAAAACTTCCCGGGAAGGGGATGTATCTATCCGCGTTACCCGCCGCGCGCCGTTTGCTGCGTGAGATTCAGCCAGAAGTTGTCGCCGCCTATTATGTGACTGGCTATGGCTTGCTGGCAGCCTTGACAGGGGTTCACCCGCTGGTGCAGGTGACCTCCGGCAGCGATGTCTTGATCGCCCCACATAACCCCCTGATGCGGGCGGTGGTGCGCTTTACCCTGAGCCGCGCCGACCTGATCACGGCGTGGGCAGATCATATGGCGGCGGCGGCATTAAAGGTTTTCCCACAACAAAAACGCTCATCGGTGGCAAATCGCCTTATGGTCTTACCACGTGGGATTCCAGCCGAGACCTTCGCCGCCGTTCACAGCCCACCACCCGCCGCCGATCAAGCGCTGCGGATCATCAGCACGCGCTCGCTGCGCCCCGCCTATAAAATCGACACTATAATCCGCGCGGTGGGACTCCTTCGTAGAGAGGGTGTTGATGTCTACCTGACGATTGCCGGAGAGGGCGCTTTGCGAGGGGAGCTTGAGGGATTAGCCGCCGAATTAAAGGTGACAGATCGGGTGCGCTTTGCCGGGTTCGTCCCGAATGATCAGCTTCCGGGGCTGTTGGCACAGCACACCACCTACCTCGCCGTGATTGATACGGATGGCGTCTCGGCGTCGTTGTTGGAGGGGATGGCGGTTGGCTTGCTGCCCGTTGTCGCTGATCATCTGGCAAATCGAATGTGGCTGAAGGCGGGGGAAAACGGGGTTCTGTTGGATGATCTCTCGCCAGGGGGGGTGGCGGCGGCGCTTCGCCGTGCGCACGGCGATCTGGGGCTGCGAACGCGGGCGTGGTCGGCAAACGCTCAGATTGTGCGCGAACGGGCTGATCTCAGCCTGAACTCGGCGCGGTATGTCGGGGCATTTCGGGCGTTGGCAGCAAAAGGACGCTCCTGA
- a CDS encoding class I SAM-dependent methyltransferase: protein MDVTTTQSRDQAVLTTIGNHDYLAAIHRWWMDGGAPVSKHGAQYGLEAAAWEDLVQHLLAMGWVSLSGEALSATHGEGWQCLQALSELHRGYVRQPRPEKVRLFAHLQNAPRGAAADIGCGGGYITHRLAEMGFDPIYAYDLLPVSLAITQIGAAASGGRVETFCTDATTLKEIPDASLSLMFSSGAMHYLNHRRHAPHIGRVLKPGGWLVTEQVGLEYYRQGRLYRDLKRARRVASSVLTLLRTFLYEISGRQFRFGTSGYEVGWTHHSLKRFGRWANLRLVEIAPDTITRGFTAVYQKPNEPTAQ from the coding sequence ATGGATGTAACTACGACACAGAGCCGCGATCAGGCGGTTCTGACGACCATCGGAAATCATGATTACCTTGCCGCCATTCACCGCTGGTGGATGGACGGCGGCGCTCCTGTCTCCAAGCACGGGGCGCAGTACGGCTTAGAGGCGGCGGCGTGGGAAGACCTTGTTCAACACCTGCTGGCAATGGGATGGGTCAGTCTTAGCGGTGAGGCGCTTTCTGCCACGCACGGCGAGGGGTGGCAATGCCTTCAGGCGCTTTCCGAATTGCACCGGGGGTATGTCCGCCAGCCGCGCCCAGAAAAAGTGCGGCTCTTCGCCCATCTTCAAAATGCGCCACGTGGGGCGGCGGCGGATATTGGCTGCGGGGGAGGGTACATCACCCACCGCCTTGCCGAGATGGGCTTTGACCCGATCTATGCTTACGATTTGCTCCCCGTCTCGCTGGCAATCACTCAGATTGGGGCGGCGGCAAGCGGCGGGCGGGTGGAGACCTTCTGTACGGATGCCACCACCCTGAAGGAAATTCCCGACGCCAGCCTCAGCTTGATGTTTAGTTCGGGCGCTATGCATTACCTGAATCATCGCCGCCACGCGCCGCATATCGGGCGCGTCCTAAAACCGGGCGGGTGGCTGGTTACTGAGCAGGTGGGTCTGGAATATTACCGTCAGGGACGGCTCTACCGTGATTTGAAGCGGGCGCGGCGGGTGGCATCCTCCGTGTTGACGCTGCTGCGGACGTTTCTATATGAAATCAGCGGGCGGCAGTTTCGCTTTGGCACATCCGGCTACGAGGTGGGCTGGACACACCACAGCCTAAAACGCTTTGGGCGGTGGGCGAATCTCCGCCTTGTGGAGATTGCCCCCGACACCATTACGCGGGGATTCACGGCGGTTTATCAGAAGCCCAACGAACCGACGGCGCAGTAA
- a CDS encoding alpha/beta fold hydrolase — MSAITIESDLVHYEVLGRGRPVIFVHGWLGSWRYWVNTMQYLSSKYRTYALDLWGFGDSGKDEKKYSLQSQVMLLFQFFERLGIPKAALVGHSLGAAVCLSFARQFPDRAYRMMLISPPLYDAGGLDETRPEAMIGLSGGMNTTSTQTVGMSGTVTGTGITPAVPAAPPVTSTPFPPSVVTSAAPAAPSPSVGGAISGETQPAAPIAPTTPSSSSSVSGNVPPVSAAPPTSTPAGLPPLPALREQPGTVTPANAPTYSSSSETLPRNPFRSRGETPEEILARLRARSTQTQSQVQPTPSGGTPISPATTLPNAPTSAAPPVKTGGTGSTPAVTTPTGAPPPPASPHLPAAANAPTSAAPALPSGATSGSLPLRTGDTGPTQAVPPAAGTSGDPSTRPASPVLPTGIARPIAPPPQASALPPIPAPVKAGTNPLTALLVGAKPGPLFSKHTRQDMQDVDALRTEIDKTDERALAATAQAFDSFNLALELKRVTTPTLLLHGEDDGFITPPPLELLRRIEAMKQPGHFLSLVEPGVRHFPMMEIQAKFNRLLIDFLEAPDLTNLQFKDQWKRTIR; from the coding sequence ATGAGTGCTATTACCATCGAGAGCGACCTTGTACACTATGAAGTCCTCGGCAGAGGTCGCCCGGTAATCTTCGTTCACGGCTGGTTGGGGTCGTGGCGCTACTGGGTGAATACGATGCAGTACCTCAGCAGCAAGTACCGCACCTATGCCCTTGATCTATGGGGCTTTGGGGATTCTGGCAAGGATGAGAAAAAATACTCCTTGCAGTCTCAGGTGATGCTTCTGTTTCAATTCTTTGAACGCTTGGGGATTCCCAAAGCAGCCTTGGTGGGACATTCGTTGGGGGCGGCAGTCTGCCTCAGCTTTGCCCGCCAGTTCCCAGATCGTGCCTATCGGATGATGTTGATCAGCCCCCCGCTTTATGATGCGGGTGGCTTGGACGAAACACGTCCAGAGGCAATGATTGGCTTAAGCGGCGGCATGAATACTACCAGCACACAAACGGTTGGGATGAGTGGAACCGTCACGGGGACAGGGATAACTCCCGCTGTTCCCGCCGCCCCGCCTGTCACCAGCACCCCCTTTCCGCCCAGTGTCGTTACCAGCGCAGCACCTGCCGCCCCCTCACCTTCCGTCGGAGGGGCGATCAGTGGGGAAACACAGCCCGCCGCGCCTATCGCGCCGACGACGCCATCATCATCTTCAAGTGTTTCTGGGAATGTACCGCCCGTATCCGCAGCCCCGCCGACAAGCACCCCAGCGGGGCTACCCCCGCTGCCTGCCCTGCGGGAACAACCCGGAACGGTGACTCCCGCCAACGCCCCCACCTACAGCAGCAGCAGTGAGACGCTTCCGCGTAACCCCTTCCGCAGCCGCGGCGAAACACCGGAAGAAATCCTTGCCCGCCTTCGCGCCCGCAGCACGCAAACACAATCCCAAGTGCAGCCGACGCCTAGCGGGGGAACGCCCATCTCTCCGGCAACAACACTCCCTAACGCGCCAACCAGCGCTGCGCCGCCTGTAAAAACAGGGGGAACAGGCTCAACGCCAGCGGTGACAACGCCCACCGGAGCGCCCCCCCCTCCGGCGTCACCGCATCTACCCGCTGCGGCAAACGCGCCGACAAGCGCAGCACCGGCTCTCCCAAGCGGCGCCACAAGTGGATCGCTGCCGCTGAGGACAGGGGATACCGGTCCAACCCAAGCCGTACCGCCTGCGGCTGGAACAAGTGGCGACCCAAGCACACGCCCGGCGTCGCCCGTTCTTCCTACGGGTATTGCCCGTCCTATCGCCCCACCCCCACAAGCCTCAGCCTTGCCGCCTATCCCCGCGCCAGTGAAGGCGGGAACAAATCCGCTGACGGCGTTATTGGTGGGGGCAAAACCGGGACCGCTGTTCAGCAAACATACCCGCCAAGATATGCAGGATGTCGATGCGCTGCGCACCGAGATTGATAAGACGGACGAACGCGCCCTTGCTGCCACTGCCCAAGCCTTTGACTCGTTCAATCTGGCGTTGGAGCTAAAACGAGTGACCACCCCAACGCTCTTGCTGCATGGGGAAGATGATGGCTTCATCACACCGCCCCCGCTGGAACTGCTGCGGCGCATTGAGGCGATGAAACAACCGGGGCATTTCCTCTCGCTGGTCGAGCCGGGGGTGAGGCACTTCCCGATGATGGAAATTCAGGCGAAATTCAACCGCCTGCTGATCGATTTTCTAGAAGCGCCCGATCTGACCAATCTACAATTCAAAGATCAGTGGAAACGAACGATACGCTAA
- a CDS encoding O-antigen ligase family protein produces MASRTRTPLFTGHRRGFGERLIDFAGTLLDVDRTTLFQIAVVIGVLVGAMLIGTTAANDPRQIMLGFALVLVGLLSLLIVTRPFVGVILIVVALPIDTLIPDIPFLTSGYSVIGYFTLGAYLVRSKFQLNLRTGMRPQYFCAVLFLLWIIITNPAAAFGVASHFDTRWVFTYIQLIVLMWLISENLTPARIRLLMMLYVMTASFSSGLAIRDYNFARVSYAQREAGLANGINELGMYAAVGCIFALHMINDARIPRLFRLVSPVLVAIQALGVIATVSRGGFAMLASGLILSMLFLNVGIPLQSVKQHAQRFALRMMMMGIIIVGGILFVPSAYWNILSNTVDQIVSGTEVGKNRYAEGRGAVIARFFLWERALETFSQYPITGIGVGQGRTYIDYAETYTGIYDVRRLENAVAHNMFLSVLSETGLVGFTFYMGWLGFSSLYFVRAMLQRESAEHAILAKTWFIAQVMICIMGVTSSFHYSKLLWATSGVSLALFPVLRPAAQEASTQSTQPTLPLGQQLHEPPQPPPALPRRM; encoded by the coding sequence ATGGCATCGCGGACACGCACCCCACTTTTCACAGGGCATCGGCGGGGTTTTGGGGAACGGCTGATCGACTTCGCCGGAACACTCTTGGATGTTGACAGAACCACCCTCTTTCAGATTGCGGTAGTTATCGGTGTGCTGGTGGGAGCAATGCTCATCGGAACAACTGCCGCCAACGACCCGCGCCAAATTATGCTGGGCTTTGCCCTCGTTCTTGTCGGATTGCTCAGTCTGTTAATTGTCACCCGTCCCTTTGTTGGGGTGATTCTAATCGTGGTTGCCCTCCCCATCGATACGCTGATTCCCGATATTCCCTTTCTCACCTCCGGCTACAGCGTCATTGGCTATTTCACGCTAGGGGCATACCTCGTCCGCTCTAAGTTTCAGCTTAACTTGCGAACGGGGATGCGCCCACAGTATTTTTGTGCTGTCCTCTTTCTGCTGTGGATCATCATCACCAATCCAGCGGCGGCGTTCGGTGTTGCCAGCCACTTTGATACGCGATGGGTGTTCACCTATATCCAGTTGATCGTCCTTATGTGGCTGATCTCGGAAAACTTGACGCCCGCCCGCATTCGGCTGTTGATGATGCTCTATGTGATGACCGCCTCGTTTTCATCGGGCTTGGCAATCCGCGATTATAACTTTGCCCGCGTATCGTATGCGCAGCGGGAAGCAGGCTTGGCAAACGGGATTAATGAGCTTGGCATGTATGCGGCGGTGGGCTGCATTTTTGCCCTGCATATGATCAACGATGCACGTATACCGCGCTTGTTTCGGCTGGTTAGCCCCGTGCTGGTCGCTATTCAGGCGTTGGGTGTCATTGCCACCGTCTCGCGGGGGGGGTTTGCCATGCTCGCCTCTGGGCTGATTTTGTCGATGCTCTTCTTGAACGTCGGCATCCCCCTTCAATCGGTTAAACAACACGCCCAGCGCTTTGCCCTGCGGATGATGATGATGGGCATCATCATTGTGGGCGGAATTTTGTTCGTGCCAAGTGCCTATTGGAACATCTTAAGCAACACCGTTGATCAAATTGTGTCAGGGACAGAGGTAGGCAAAAACCGCTACGCCGAGGGACGAGGGGCGGTCATTGCCCGCTTCTTCCTTTGGGAACGCGCCCTAGAGACATTTAGTCAATATCCCATTACCGGCATTGGCGTTGGGCAAGGGCGCACCTACATCGACTACGCAGAAACCTACACCGGAATTTATGATGTGCGCCGCCTTGAAAACGCCGTTGCCCATAACATGTTTCTGAGCGTTCTCTCGGAGACGGGGTTGGTTGGCTTTACTTTTTACATGGGTTGGTTGGGGTTTTCGTCGTTATATTTTGTCCGCGCCATGCTCCAACGGGAGAGCGCTGAACATGCGATCTTGGCAAAGACCTGGTTCATTGCGCAGGTGATGATTTGCATCATGGGTGTGACCTCTAGTTTCCATTACAGCAAACTGCTGTGGGCAACCTCTGGGGTTAGTTTGGCGTTATTCCCTGTGCTGCGCCCCGCCGCACAGGAAGCGTCTACACAGTCCACACAGCCCACCTTGCCCTTAGGTCAGCAGCTACATGAGCCGCCCCAACCACCACCAGCCCTTCCACGTCGGATGTAA
- a CDS encoding response regulator encodes MARILIAEDERDIRELIDVTLTVFAGHEVIKAEDGQEAVELAPQVMPDLIMMDVRMPRMTGYQACRALKLIESVKDIPVVFLSAKGQDSEIDEGMDVGAYDYILKPFAPDELAQRVGEILAKFNK; translated from the coding sequence ATGGCACGCATCCTCATCGCAGAAGACGAACGTGACATTCGGGAATTGATTGATGTGACGCTGACGGTTTTTGCCGGACATGAGGTGATCAAAGCAGAAGATGGGCAAGAGGCCGTTGAACTTGCCCCACAGGTGATGCCCGACCTGATTATGATGGACGTGCGGATGCCCCGTATGACGGGCTATCAGGCGTGTCGCGCTCTGAAGCTCATTGAGAGTGTGAAAGATATTCCGGTAGTCTTCCTCTCCGCAAAGGGGCAGGATTCGGAGATTGATGAAGGGATGGATGTGGGCGCCTATGACTACATTCTGAAGCCCTTTGCGCCCGATGAACTGGCTCAACGTGTCGGAGAAATCCTTGCCAAGTTTAACAAGTAG
- a CDS encoding glycosyltransferase, producing the protein MSRRILHLIGQLERGGAERQLLYLVEALQKRGWRGGILSFSRGEAWDDRARALGVPLYFVPRTRHKWLRVILVRAQIARFRPALCHSWSIHTNLYLDYAARLWRGKTLYSFRYDPKTDAHTGQIAKIQYPAIYARTDCVISNAAVSIESARDAGIAMRRVEIIGNIVPLPPAPSERPMTIPRLAAIGLLIPRKGYDVLIDALGLLRAEGMIAELHLAGGGAEREALERQARRQGVAEQVTFLGEIDTVPDLLQSAHILVHPSRAEGLSNTILEGMAAGLPVVTTTAVGGEIIDHERTGLLVPPDDPAALAAALRRLIGDAHLRERLGQAARAEIAARFAPDEVANQVEAIYTSLLENA; encoded by the coding sequence ATGAGTCGTCGTATTCTGCATCTCATTGGGCAGTTGGAACGGGGCGGGGCAGAGCGTCAACTGCTCTACCTTGTGGAGGCGCTGCAAAAACGCGGTTGGCGGGGGGGTATTCTCTCTTTCAGCCGGGGAGAAGCGTGGGATGACCGCGCCCGTGCGCTTGGTGTGCCGCTCTATTTCGTCCCCCGCACACGCCATAAATGGCTGCGGGTGATCCTCGTTCGGGCGCAGATTGCCCGCTTTCGTCCGGCGCTGTGCCATTCGTGGTCGATCCACACGAATCTGTATTTGGATTATGCGGCGCGGCTGTGGCGGGGGAAAACACTCTATTCCTTTCGCTACGATCCCAAGACAGACGCCCACACGGGGCAGATCGCCAAAATTCAGTACCCGGCGATCTACGCCCGCACCGACTGCGTGATCAGCAATGCGGCAGTTTCTATTGAGAGCGCCCGTGACGCCGGAATCGCTATGCGGCGCGTTGAGATCATCGGGAATATCGTCCCCCTTCCACCAGCGCCCTCGGAACGCCCCATGACGATCCCGCGCCTTGCCGCCATTGGCTTGCTCATCCCGCGCAAGGGGTATGATGTGCTGATCGATGCGCTAGGGCTGCTGCGGGCGGAAGGGATGATTGCCGAGCTTCACCTTGCGGGTGGGGGGGCAGAGCGCGAGGCGCTTGAACGGCAAGCGCGGCGGCAGGGGGTCGCTGAACAAGTGACCTTTTTGGGGGAAATTGACACTGTGCCAGACCTCTTGCAGAGCGCTCATATCCTTGTCCACCCCTCGCGGGCGGAAGGGTTGAGCAACACGATTCTAGAAGGCATGGCTGCGGGGCTGCCTGTGGTAACCACAACAGCCGTAGGCGGTGAGATCATCGACCACGAACGGACGGGACTGCTTGTGCCGCCGGACGATCCAGCGGCGTTGGCGGCGGCGCTGCGACGTTTGATTGGTGATGCCCATTTACGAGAGCGCTTAGGGCAGGCAGCACGGGCGGAGATTGCCGCACGTTTTGCGCCCGATGAGGTGGCAAATCAGGTTGAGGCGATCTATACCAGCCTTTTGGAAAACGCCTAA
- the asnB gene encoding asparagine synthase (glutamine-hydrolyzing), whose amino-acid sequence MCGICGFAAATTRPSALDTLRRMAATIHHRGPDKDGYFYTDGAALGFRRLSIIDLNTGDQPMPNNDGSIQIIFNGEIYNFQALRDELRGRGYVFRTRSDTETILHAYEEWGEGCVEHFRGMFAFAIWDARQRRIFIARDPLGKKPVYYYHKGGLFAFASEIKALVELPEIPREIDPASIGTYLRWGYIPAPYSILADVAKLPPAHTLIYDVDTDALALRRYWAPHYEPKQTLSFEDASRQLRALLTEAVKLRMISDVPLGALLSGGVDSSTIVALMAEHSSHPVQTFSIGFEEEAFDELPYARQVAHRFNTDHHEMVVRPNAMEVLPDLVWYLDEPMADASAVPSYYVSKMARRYVTVALNGDGGDEAFGGYRSYAAILRYRRYLTLPAPLRQRMIEPALRALPGGERGGGVLARARRLVAQSSATLEAQFTRWMEITHPPTLKTLYPSGAEHPLTHPAFAHDEETLGALDWMMRHDTFNYLPGDLLVKMDRMSMGNSLEARSPLLDKEVVAFAASLPEAYKNDGRTGKRILKHAMRDLLPADVLNRKKQGFGVPVGRWLRGELKDAGAELLLGGGRHTADYLDGETVARLWAEHQNREHDHANTLWSLIILEMWSARFLDGDA is encoded by the coding sequence ATGTGCGGTATTTGCGGTTTTGCGGCAGCGACAACCCGCCCAAGCGCTCTAGACACCCTGCGACGCATGGCGGCAACCATCCACCATCGGGGACCGGATAAGGACGGCTATTTTTATACCGATGGGGCGGCGCTTGGCTTTCGCCGTCTGAGCATCATCGATTTGAATACGGGCGATCAGCCCATGCCCAACAACGATGGCTCGATCCAGATCATCTTCAATGGCGAAATCTATAATTTTCAGGCATTGCGTGATGAGCTGCGCGGGCGCGGCTATGTGTTTCGCACCCGCAGCGATACAGAAACGATCCTCCATGCCTATGAGGAATGGGGGGAGGGGTGTGTTGAACACTTTCGCGGGATGTTTGCCTTTGCCATTTGGGATGCTCGCCAACGGCGCATTTTCATCGCCCGCGACCCTCTCGGCAAAAAGCCCGTCTATTACTATCACAAGGGCGGACTTTTCGCCTTTGCCTCAGAGATCAAAGCCCTTGTCGAACTGCCGGAAATCCCACGAGAAATTGACCCTGCCTCGATAGGCACATACTTACGTTGGGGGTATATTCCCGCCCCATACTCTATCTTGGCAGATGTTGCCAAACTTCCCCCGGCACATACCCTGATCTACGATGTCGATACCGATGCGCTGGCGCTGCGGCGCTATTGGGCGCCCCACTACGAACCGAAACAAACCCTCTCCTTTGAGGATGCCTCCCGCCAACTGCGGGCGCTGCTCACCGAGGCGGTCAAACTGCGGATGATCTCCGATGTGCCATTAGGGGCGCTCCTCAGCGGGGGGGTCGATTCAAGTACGATTGTTGCTTTGATGGCGGAACATTCCTCCCATCCGGTACAGACCTTTTCCATCGGGTTTGAAGAAGAGGCGTTCGATGAACTGCCCTACGCACGCCAAGTGGCACACCGCTTCAACACCGATCACCATGAGATGGTGGTGCGCCCCAACGCCATGGAGGTGCTGCCCGATCTTGTCTGGTATTTGGATGAGCCAATGGCGGATGCCTCTGCTGTGCCAAGTTACTATGTTTCCAAAATGGCGCGGCGCTATGTGACCGTTGCCCTGAATGGCGATGGCGGTGACGAGGCGTTTGGCGGCTACCGCAGTTATGCGGCAATCTTGCGCTATCGGCGCTATCTCACCCTTCCCGCACCCCTCCGCCAGAGGATGATCGAACCTGCCCTTCGCGCCTTACCCGGTGGCGAACGCGGCGGCGGCGTTTTGGCACGGGCGCGGCGCTTGGTTGCCCAAAGCAGCGCCACTCTGGAAGCACAGTTCACCCGCTGGATGGAGATTACTCACCCCCCCACGCTGAAGACGCTTTACCCCTCTGGGGCAGAACACCCTCTGACCCATCCCGCCTTTGCCCACGATGAGGAAACGCTAGGGGCGCTCGATTGGATGATGCGTCACGACACGTTCAACTACCTGCCGGGCGATCTGTTGGTGAAGATGGATCGGATGAGCATGGGCAATTCCCTGGAGGCACGTTCGCCGCTGCTTGATAAAGAGGTGGTTGCCTTTGCTGCCAGCTTGCCCGAAGCGTACAAAAACGACGGGCGAACGGGAAAACGCATTTTGAAACACGCCATGCGCGATTTACTGCCAGCGGATGTGCTGAACCGCAAAAAACAGGGATTTGGCGTCCCTGTTGGGCGTTGGCTGCGCGGGGAATTGAAGGATGCGGGCGCGGAGCTTTTGCTTGGCGGTGGACGGCACACCGCTGATTACCTTGATGGGGAGACGGTGGCGCGGTTGTGGGCAGAACACCAAAACCGCGAGCATGATCACGCCAACACCCTCTGGTCGCTGATCATCCTTGAGATGTGGTCGGCACGGTTTTTGGATGGAGATGCCTAA
- a CDS encoding polysaccharide deacetylase family protein: MHTLMYHNVIEQKSDLPIAKGQVTMDAFRRQMDRLRRHILHPQAVDEALQQGKTPRGILITFDDGAAGVIHAADILAEKGLTGVVFICPAALQNGLWFYRLADGLVRATASEVVWAGEPLPLINPEQRRTAYRILSTALFEESPAQRDKQLAMLIDRLRPEGITPLELQIMDEGQLRHAVGRGSLMVANHSWSHPNVTTLNEADLHREISAAQGWLERSGLPVLRWFAFPRGAFNTETVHAAKESCHALFSATAHRTDPALLPRTEINALDNNLARFTLKTGLGGHPFRQIISPLKARLKGIQGGV; the protein is encoded by the coding sequence ATGCATACCCTGATGTATCACAATGTGATTGAGCAAAAGTCAGACCTGCCCATTGCTAAAGGGCAGGTCACAATGGATGCCTTTCGGCGGCAGATGGATCGTCTTCGGCGGCACATCCTTCACCCGCAGGCTGTTGATGAGGCGCTTCAACAGGGAAAAACCCCGCGTGGCATTTTAATCACCTTTGACGATGGGGCGGCGGGTGTCATACACGCAGCGGACATCCTTGCCGAAAAGGGGCTGACGGGCGTTGTGTTCATCTGCCCCGCCGCGCTGCAAAATGGGCTGTGGTTTTACCGTTTGGCGGATGGACTCGTTCGTGCCACCGCCTCAGAAGTGGTATGGGCGGGTGAACCCCTTCCGTTGATAAATCCCGAACAGCGACGAACGGCGTACCGCATCCTATCGACGGCGCTGTTCGAGGAATCCCCCGCACAGCGTGACAAACAACTTGCCATGCTGATTGACAGGTTGCGCCCAGAGGGAATTACCCCCCTAGAATTGCAAATCATGGATGAGGGGCAGCTTCGTCACGCCGTCGGGCGCGGATCGCTGATGGTGGCGAACCATTCATGGTCGCACCCCAATGTAACGACGCTGAACGAGGCTGATCTGCATCGGGAAATTAGCGCGGCACAGGGGTGGTTAGAGCGGTCTGGATTGCCTGTGCTGCGTTGGTTTGCCTTTCCACGTGGGGCGTTCAACACAGAAACCGTGCATGCGGCGAAAGAGTCGTGTCACGCTTTGTTCAGCGCGACGGCACACCGCACCGATCCCGCCCTTTTGCCGCGCACAGAGATCAACGCGCTGGATAATAATCTCGCCCGTTTCACGCTCAAAACGGGCTTGGGCGGTCACCCCTTTCGGCAGATTATTTCACCCCTAAAGGCACGCTTGAAAGGGATACAGGGTGGGGTATGA